TGATGGAACCACCTGTTGCCTTTCCCGTGCAAAACGCAGAACCTGCACATCAGTCCTTCCTCCCCAGCAGCTTGCATGACTGGCAGGTATCTCCGGCAGTGGGCTCACCGCATATGCTGCACGGGTTTAGCGCTGCCTGCGGGAAGGAATGCCGCAGCGGCTCTGCCAGTTTGTCCTGGCTGCGCAGTACGGAATACTTGGTACCCGGATGCCGGACCTCGAAATCGTTGAGCATGTCCCGTACCTCACCCCTGATGGCCGAGTAGGCATACGGGCACTCAGAAAAATCCACGGGAAGACCTTTTTGCAGCGCGTACAGGGCAACTTCTTTTTCAGGGATGTCCCGCAGGGGTTTTGAGCGCAGGATAAGGCCGGGCTGCACGCACGCCGGGGACATCCTGACCAGCCGCTCCACGTCTCCGCGCAGCAGGTTCATCATAATGGTCTGGGCCTCGTCGTCCAGGTTGTGGCCGACGGCCAGGCGGGTGGCACCGGACTCGCGCGCGGTTTTGTTGAGCAGGTGCTTGCGCAGGGCTCCGCAATAGCTGCACGGTCCCTTCTCGCCGCCCCTGGCTACAATTTCGTCAAGGGTGGAGCCGTATTCGTCTTTGAAACGAGCGATAATGTGTTCAACTCCAAGATTCTGTGTCAGTTCCCTGGCATGCTCCAGGGTCCCGGCACGGTATCCTGATATACCTTCGTCAATGCTTATTGCCAGTATTGTTATGTCCGGGCGCTGGTGGAATAGTTTGTGCATGAGGTAGAGCAAAACACTGCTGTCCTTACCACCGCTCAGGGCCACAGCTATGGTATCATTGCGCCCGACCATGCTGTGCTGGCGGATAGTGTGCTTTACCTTGCGTTCCACGTCCTCAATAAGGTGGTGGGCACAGAGATGGGCACCGCTGTAGGGCTGGAAGTGGATGGCATCTTTGTGGCATTTCCTGCATTTCATGGTGGATTTAGAAGTATCACTATATAATATATGTAATGTGTGCTGATTGTATGTTTTATGATATACCGGTAAAAAATCGACATATTTTTTTAGCAATACGAATATAACACATAGTTGATTGCAATGAATGAAATTGATGTAGTAAAAATCCACACAATGGCAAAGATGTTGTCAGATGTCACGCTTCTGGATGAGACTGATATTTTCATCTTATTGAGTTTAATGGCCGACAGTAAGATCACCAACAATGAACTGGCCAAGGTCATGGATTACAAGGACGGCAACTCTGTGGCATACCACATACGCACGATGCAAAAGGACGGGATTATCGATAAATTCACTGTTACTCCTAACTGGAAGCGCATGGGACTGCCAACTGAGTTCATTATCCTGGCTGAAGCAGAGAATGAGGAACAGCTGCTTGAGATAGAGAAACTGCATATAAAAATAGTGGATGAATATCTGTCCAAGCAGGGGGATATGGTTGTAATCCCCATGATAACGGGCTGTGTCCTGCTGGAGAATGTGTATCATTGTTTCGGTGACAGGACCATGGCGGTAATAGAAGGCAGGGCTACCTCTGACCAGGATGCTGCTGTTTATAGTAAGAATTATCTTGTGAACAGGTATCCCAATGTCAAAGTGAGTTTACTTATCAATAAATACAAGACCATTGGTGATTTCTTTATTCATAAGCATACCATTGAAAAACTGAAGGAATTTTTCCAGTTCAATGAAACGGGTGAACCTGGCAGTACTATAGAAGATTTACATGATCTGCCTTTAGAGGGTTAATGCCTTCGTAAAAAAAAACGTGTAGTCTGCACGGTCAATATGCGAACCATGCTTTTATTTCATTGCTGCCCTTTCACCACCGGAACGGTGAGGTGGTTTCCCCTTAAAGGAATAATTACTCTATTGACAGAATGACCATTGTGTGCCGACTGATTGTTGAACAACAGGTGCTCATACCGGCTCGAGGAAAGAACCGGTTCCTTAGAACACATTATATTTAATGCGTACCATCTGGATGGCAAATGTTAGAAGATATCTCAGCAGTTTTCAAATCATTAGAGGCCAGGGAGTTCCGTGTACTCACCGGCATAGAAGTGGGAATGAAGTACTATGAATGGGTACCTCTGGATGAAATATCCAAATTTTCCCGGTTCGATATGAGCGAATTGCACTATATCCTGAAGAACCTGGGCCACAGGGGACTGCTGAGGCGCCAGGCCGTGCCCTACGAGGGTTACCAGATATATTTCGAAGGCTACGACATACTGGCACTCAACGCCCTGGTCAAGCGGGGCAGCCTGTCAGCGATTGGCGAGAAGCTGGGTGTGGGCAAGGAGTCTGTGGTCTACGAGGGGCTGCGGGATATGGTGGGGGGCCTGGGCCAGCAGCCGGTGGTCCTCAAGTTCCATCGCGAGGGGCGCACGAGTTTCAGGCAGGTGAAGCGCACGCGTGAGCACCTGCAAGGAGTGCACCATTTCTCGTGGATTTATGCGGCGCGCCTGGCTGCGAAGCGGGAGTTCGATGTCCTGCAGCGGCTGTACCCCGAGGTGAGCGTGCCCGAGCCTGTGGACCATAACCGCAATGTGATAGTGATGGCGATCGCAGAGGGGGGCGAGCTGTCCAAGACCAAGGTGCTGGACCCCGAGTGGTACCTGGACAGGATTTTGGAGCAGATGAGGCTGGCGTATGCCAAGGGTGTGGTGCATTGTGACCTGAGCGAGTACAATATTTTTGTGAGCGATGAGAAGGTGACACTCTTCGACTGGCCGCAGTATGTTGAGGTTGAGCATGAAAAGGCAGGGGATTTCCTTGAGAGGGATGTGGGGAACGTGCTGGCTTTTTTTAAGCGGAAGTATGGGATTGAGAGGGATGTGGAGGGGGTTGTTGGGGGGATTATGGGGTGATTGGGGGTCTCAATTTGGTTTATTTTGAGGTTTTTAGACAGTTATTTATGCAAGTGTTCTAAAGGTTGAGTAAGGA
This DNA window, taken from ANME-2 cluster archaeon, encodes the following:
- a CDS encoding TIGR00269 family protein encodes the protein MKCRKCHKDAIHFQPYSGAHLCAHHLIEDVERKVKHTIRQHSMVGRNDTIAVALSGGKDSSVLLYLMHKLFHQRPDITILAISIDEGISGYRAGTLEHARELTQNLGVEHIIARFKDEYGSTLDEIVARGGEKGPCSYCGALRKHLLNKTARESGATRLAVGHNLDDEAQTIMMNLLRGDVERLVRMSPACVQPGLILRSKPLRDIPEKEVALYALQKGLPVDFSECPYAYSAIRGEVRDMLNDFEVRHPGTKYSVLRSQDKLAEPLRHSFPQAALNPCSICGEPTAGDTCQSCKLLGRKD
- a CDS encoding winged helix-turn-helix transcriptional regulator; translated protein: MNEIDVVKIHTMAKMLSDVTLLDETDIFILLSLMADSKITNNELAKVMDYKDGNSVAYHIRTMQKDGIIDKFTVTPNWKRMGLPTEFIILAEAENEEQLLEIEKLHIKIVDEYLSKQGDMVVIPMITGCVLLENVYHCFGDRTMAVIEGRATSDQDAAVYSKNYLVNRYPNVKVSLLINKYKTIGDFFIHKHTIEKLKEFFQFNETGEPGSTIEDLHDLPLEG
- a CDS encoding serine/threonine protein kinase, translating into MLEDISAVFKSLEAREFRVLTGIEVGMKYYEWVPLDEISKFSRFDMSELHYILKNLGHRGLLRRQAVPYEGYQIYFEGYDILALNALVKRGSLSAIGEKLGVGKESVVYEGLRDMVGGLGQQPVVLKFHREGRTSFRQVKRTREHLQGVHHFSWIYAARLAAKREFDVLQRLYPEVSVPEPVDHNRNVIVMAIAEGGELSKTKVLDPEWYLDRILEQMRLAYAKGVVHCDLSEYNIFVSDEKVTLFDWPQYVEVEHEKAGDFLERDVGNVLAFFKRKYGIERDVEGVVGGIMG